In one window of Nomascus leucogenys isolate Asia chromosome 1a, Asia_NLE_v1, whole genome shotgun sequence DNA:
- the MLANA gene encoding melanoma antigen recognized by T-cells 1 — translation MPREDAHFIYDYPKKRHGHSYITAEEAAGIGILTVILGVLLLIGCWYCRRRNGYRALMDKSLHVGTQCDLTRRCPQEGFDHRDSKLSLQEKNCEPVVPNAPPAYEKLSAEQSPPPYSP, via the exons ATGCCAAGAGAAGACGCTCACTTCATCTATGATTACCCCAAGAAGAGGCACGGCCACTCTTACATCACAGCTGAAGA GGCCGCTGGGATCGGCATCCTGACAGTGATCCTGGGAGTCTTACTGCTCATCGGCTGTTGGTATTGTAGAAGACGAAATGGATACAGAGCCTTGATG GATAAAAGTCTTCATGTTGGCACTCAATGCGACTTAACAAGAAGATGCCCACAAGAAGGGTTTGATCATCGGGACAGCAAACTGTCTCTTCAAGAGAAAAACTGTGAACCTGTG GTTCCCAATGCTCCACCTGCTTATGAGAAACTCTCTGCAGAACAGTCACCACCACCTTATTCACCTTAA